From the genome of Hymenobacter cellulosilyticus, one region includes:
- a CDS encoding DUF885 domain-containing protein codes for MKKLALGGLLACALLASCNQQKTGDQNGTTTGADANVKDLKTLFENYWEEQAKLFPMSATAQGDNRYNDQLPNDQTKAFRDGLGTFYQRYLTQLGKFNRDELSANDRVSYDLFQYDLQMRLDGLKQGILVGSDYPGSWMIPFSQFGGLPISLGQYGAGTGIQPFKTVKDYDNWLGRAHGFPVWADSAISNFRQGMKAGVVLPRALVEKMIPQMRNLVVTDAAKSLFYGPVDAFPKDFSVADRKRISSAYQEAILTELSPTYKKLADFLENEYLPKARATTGISGLPDGAAKYRYLVKYWTTTDKTPEEIYQTGLAEVKRIRSEMERVKTQVGFKGDLPAFFQYMKTDKQFMPYKTPEDVLGAFRGIQSRITPNLKKMFGRTPKTGFEIHQTEAFRAASASAEYNQGTPDGSRPGIFYVPILDATTFNTTSGMESLFLHEAIPGHHYQISLQQENQDLPKFRRFAWYGAMGEGWALYTESLGKELGLYTDPYQYMGALGDEIHRAIRLVVDVGMHTKNMTREQAIKYMMDNEAINEQGATAEIERYMAIPGQALSYKIGQLKIRELREKYTKQLAAGASGKLREKYPHQNGEHFSLSAFHDELLKDGVMPLQVLERKMDDWATDQK; via the coding sequence ATGAAAAAACTTGCTCTGGGCGGCCTGCTCGCCTGTGCGCTGCTGGCCAGCTGCAACCAGCAAAAGACCGGCGACCAAAACGGCACCACTACTGGCGCTGATGCCAACGTGAAAGACCTTAAGACGCTGTTCGAAAACTACTGGGAAGAGCAGGCCAAGCTGTTTCCGATGAGTGCCACGGCTCAGGGCGACAACCGTTACAACGACCAGCTGCCCAACGACCAGACCAAAGCCTTCCGTGACGGCCTAGGCACGTTTTATCAGCGCTACCTGACGCAGCTGGGCAAGTTCAACCGCGACGAGCTGTCGGCCAACGACCGGGTGAGCTACGACCTGTTTCAGTATGATCTGCAGATGCGCCTCGACGGCCTGAAACAGGGCATCCTGGTGGGCAGCGACTACCCCGGCAGTTGGATGATTCCCTTCAGCCAGTTTGGCGGCCTGCCTATTTCGCTGGGTCAGTACGGAGCCGGCACGGGTATTCAGCCCTTCAAAACCGTCAAGGACTACGACAACTGGCTGGGCCGGGCCCACGGCTTCCCAGTATGGGCCGACTCGGCCATCAGCAACTTCCGCCAGGGCATGAAAGCCGGCGTGGTGCTGCCCCGGGCCCTGGTCGAGAAAATGATTCCGCAGATGCGCAACTTGGTCGTGACCGACGCCGCCAAGTCGCTGTTCTATGGTCCGGTCGACGCCTTTCCCAAGGATTTCAGCGTGGCCGACCGCAAGCGGATTTCTTCCGCCTACCAGGAAGCTATTCTGACCGAGCTTTCGCCCACGTATAAGAAGCTGGCTGACTTTCTGGAGAATGAATACCTGCCTAAGGCCCGCGCCACTACCGGCATCAGCGGTTTGCCCGACGGGGCTGCCAAGTACCGTTACCTAGTAAAATACTGGACGACAACGGACAAAACGCCGGAGGAAATCTACCAGACGGGCCTGGCCGAGGTGAAGCGGATCCGTTCGGAAATGGAGCGGGTCAAGACCCAGGTGGGCTTTAAGGGTGACTTGCCGGCTTTCTTCCAGTACATGAAGACCGACAAGCAATTCATGCCTTACAAAACGCCCGAGGATGTTCTGGGCGCTTTCCGGGGCATTCAGTCCCGCATCACGCCCAACCTGAAAAAGATGTTTGGGCGCACGCCCAAAACCGGCTTCGAGATTCACCAGACGGAGGCGTTCCGGGCAGCTTCGGCTTCGGCCGAGTACAACCAGGGCACGCCCGACGGCTCCCGTCCCGGCATTTTCTACGTCCCGATTCTGGACGCTACCACCTTTAATACCACCTCGGGCATGGAGTCGTTGTTCCTGCACGAAGCCATTCCGGGTCACCACTACCAGATTTCGCTGCAGCAGGAAAACCAGGATTTGCCTAAGTTTCGCCGCTTTGCCTGGTACGGAGCCATGGGCGAAGGCTGGGCCCTGTATACCGAAAGCTTGGGCAAGGAGCTAGGCCTCTACACCGACCCCTACCAGTACATGGGTGCGCTAGGTGACGAAATTCACCGCGCCATTCGTCTGGTGGTGGACGTGGGCATGCACACCAAAAACATGACCCGGGAGCAGGCCATCAAGTATATGATGGACAACGAGGCCATCAACGAGCAGGGCGCCACGGCCGAAATCGAGCGGTATATGGCCATTCCGGGGCAGGCACTGAGCTACAAAATCGGCCAGCTCAAGATTCGGGAGCTACGCGAGAAATACACCAAGCAGCTGGCGGCCGGAGCCTCGGGCAAGCTACGCGAAAAGTACCCGCACCAGAATGGGGAGCATTTCAGCCTCAGCGCTTTCCACGACGAGCTGTTGAAGGATGGCGTGATGCCCCTGCAGGTGCTGGAACGCAAGATGGACGACTGGGCCACGGACCAGAAATAA
- a CDS encoding bifunctional helix-turn-helix transcriptional regulator/GNAT family N-acetyltransferase, whose product MDFFEQLGPAALGSRLRRLNEQMTSQAAAVYALYHVPFEPRWFPVFYTVASQPELHVGEIAERIGHTHAAVSQVLKELAKHDLVSVQRGEADQRRSIVSLTPTGTELWPALQQQATDVRQATEELLTETRHNLWLAIGEMEYALSRRSLATRVKAIRDQRIAGQVRILDYAPEHQPAFKGLNAEWIERYFRLEEADLKALDHPDEYILQRGGHILLAEYEGRIVGTCALIKMSDDTYELAKMAVSPAAQGLGIGLRLGEAAVAKALMLGAGRLYLESNTKLGPALNLYHKLGFRKTVSGPASPYERCNIQMELLLK is encoded by the coding sequence ATGGATTTCTTCGAGCAACTTGGCCCGGCAGCTCTCGGTAGCCGCCTGCGCCGCCTTAATGAGCAAATGACCAGCCAGGCCGCGGCCGTATACGCGCTGTATCACGTTCCTTTCGAGCCGCGCTGGTTTCCCGTTTTCTACACGGTGGCCTCCCAGCCCGAGCTGCACGTTGGGGAAATTGCTGAGCGCATCGGCCATACCCACGCCGCAGTTAGCCAGGTGCTTAAAGAGCTGGCGAAGCACGATTTGGTGAGCGTGCAGCGCGGCGAGGCTGACCAGCGCCGCAGCATCGTAAGCCTCACGCCCACCGGAACCGAGCTGTGGCCGGCCCTGCAGCAGCAAGCCACCGACGTGCGTCAGGCTACCGAGGAGCTGCTGACCGAAACCCGGCACAACCTTTGGCTGGCTATTGGCGAAATGGAATACGCGTTGTCGCGCCGCAGCCTGGCCACCCGGGTGAAGGCCATCCGCGACCAGCGCATTGCCGGGCAGGTCCGCATCCTCGACTACGCTCCCGAGCACCAACCGGCTTTCAAGGGGCTCAACGCCGAGTGGATTGAGCGCTACTTCCGCCTAGAGGAAGCCGACCTCAAGGCCCTGGACCACCCCGACGAATACATTCTGCAGCGCGGCGGGCACATTCTGCTGGCCGAGTACGAAGGCCGGATCGTGGGCACCTGCGCGTTGATTAAAATGAGTGACGACACGTACGAGCTGGCCAAGATGGCCGTATCGCCGGCGGCGCAGGGCCTGGGTATCGGTCTGCGGCTGGGCGAAGCGGCGGTGGCCAAAGCCCTTATGCTGGGCGCTGGGCGGCTGTATCTGGAAAGCAATACCAAGCTGGGTCCGGCCCTGAATCTGTACCACAAGCTGGGTTTCCGCAAAACCGTGTCGGGCCCCGCCTCCCCGTATGAGCGCTGCAACATTCAGATGGAGCTGCTGCTGAAATAG
- a CDS encoding 3-ketoacyl-ACP reductase: MEALNGKTALVTGAGKGIGRAVALALAQEGVQVALLARSEEQLRAVAQEIEAQGGRALVVVADVADRAAVEAAVAQALADLGTIDILINNAGIGTFAKLVDMEPAEWEHIIQVNLLGTYYTTRAVLPQMIARETGDIINIASTAGQRGAATTSAYSASKFAILGLTESLMQEVRKQNIRVSALTPSTVATELAINNKLTDGNPEKVMQPEDLAEFIISQLKLNRRIFIKEAGMWSTNP, encoded by the coding sequence ATGGAAGCACTCAACGGTAAAACTGCCCTGGTAACGGGCGCCGGAAAAGGAATTGGACGCGCCGTAGCCCTGGCCTTGGCCCAGGAAGGCGTACAGGTGGCGTTATTGGCCCGCTCGGAAGAGCAGCTGCGCGCTGTAGCCCAGGAAATCGAGGCGCAGGGCGGCCGGGCCCTGGTCGTGGTGGCCGACGTGGCCGACCGGGCCGCCGTGGAAGCCGCCGTAGCCCAGGCCCTGGCCGACTTAGGCACCATCGACATTCTGATTAACAACGCCGGCATCGGCACCTTCGCCAAGCTGGTAGATATGGAGCCGGCCGAGTGGGAGCATATTATTCAGGTGAACCTGCTGGGCACGTACTATACCACCCGGGCCGTGCTGCCCCAGATGATAGCGCGAGAAACGGGCGACATTATCAACATTGCTTCCACGGCCGGGCAGCGCGGTGCCGCTACCACCAGCGCCTACAGCGCCTCGAAGTTTGCCATCCTGGGCCTAACCGAGTCGCTGATGCAGGAAGTGCGTAAGCAGAACATCCGGGTTTCGGCCCTCACGCCCAGCACCGTAGCTACCGAGCTGGCCATCAATAACAAGCTCACCGACGGCAACCCCGAGAAGGTAATGCAGCCCGAAGACCTGGCCGAGTTCATCATTTCCCAGCTCAAGCTTAACCGCCGCATCTTTATCAAGGAGGCCGGCATGTGGAGCACCAACCCCTAG
- a CDS encoding carboxypeptidase-like regulatory domain-containing protein, with the protein MTSVALVSAAARPRRFRPTFLLVLLGLLLAQFTQAQQLRGVVLDKESNQPLPFASVSVPGTTMGTTTNTEGEFTLRVTKLPITLLITELGHVRDTLRVTSAAEPVRVALAPATITLPEVKVGSYAFRLVDRAFRQLQRNYNRKFYGKAFYRQTTRIAGEPTELQEVVWNVKSTTARIEGTAIAQGRYAAKASLTSFSNFSLYTKSYGLFDAKADTTKSLALLSPNVVKNYLLELKGVVAGPDSTKGGIAEIDFETRPELTKYKAQGTIWIDVDSYKVVRYRMSTPNFTATTSNANQKFSNTKLDIEMSFQNTEDAVAPLEYMKVNLAADLTSPGKPVTPLTVSSFTFFYDTNTTPTSIPYARVSVDDRDLAAIKSIKYDPEFWANNPVVKRTPVEDEVIQSFEKKGAFGTMVPKAEAKPDVRISNDGRIIK; encoded by the coding sequence ATGACTTCTGTTGCTCTCGTTTCCGCCGCTGCCCGGCCCCGCCGGTTCCGGCCCACGTTTCTTTTAGTGCTGCTCGGGCTGCTCCTGGCCCAGTTTACCCAGGCCCAGCAGCTGCGGGGCGTTGTGCTGGATAAGGAGTCCAATCAGCCCCTGCCGTTTGCCAGCGTATCGGTGCCCGGTACCACGATGGGTACCACCACCAACACCGAGGGCGAGTTTACGCTGCGGGTTACCAAGCTGCCCATCACCCTGCTCATCACCGAGCTGGGCCACGTGCGCGACACGCTGCGCGTAACCTCGGCCGCCGAGCCCGTTCGGGTAGCGCTGGCCCCGGCTACCATCACGCTGCCCGAGGTGAAAGTAGGCAGCTACGCCTTCCGCCTCGTCGACCGGGCCTTCCGCCAGCTGCAGCGCAACTACAACCGCAAGTTCTACGGCAAAGCTTTCTACCGCCAGACGACCCGCATTGCCGGGGAGCCCACCGAACTGCAGGAAGTGGTCTGGAACGTGAAGTCGACCACGGCCCGCATCGAGGGCACGGCCATTGCCCAGGGCCGCTACGCCGCCAAAGCCAGCCTGACCAGCTTCAGCAACTTTTCCCTGTACACCAAGTCCTACGGCCTCTTCGACGCCAAGGCCGATACCACCAAGTCGCTGGCCCTGCTCAGCCCCAACGTGGTGAAAAACTACCTGCTGGAGCTCAAAGGCGTAGTGGCCGGCCCCGACTCGACCAAGGGTGGTATTGCCGAAATCGACTTCGAAACCCGCCCCGAGCTAACCAAATACAAGGCCCAGGGCACTATCTGGATTGACGTGGATAGCTACAAAGTGGTGCGCTACCGCATGAGCACGCCTAACTTCACGGCCACTACTTCCAACGCCAACCAGAAGTTCAGCAACACCAAGCTCGACATCGAAATGTCGTTTCAGAACACGGAGGATGCCGTAGCGCCGCTGGAATACATGAAGGTGAACCTGGCCGCCGATTTGACCTCACCCGGCAAGCCCGTCACCCCGCTTACCGTGTCGTCATTCACCTTCTTCTACGACACCAACACCACGCCTACCTCGATTCCCTACGCCCGCGTGAGCGTGGACGACCGGGACCTGGCCGCCATCAAGAGCATTAAGTACGACCCCGAATTCTGGGCCAACAACCCGGTGGTAAAGCGCACCCCGGTCGAAGACGAAGTAATTCAGTCGTTCGAAAAGAAAGGCGCTTTCGGAACCATGGTACCCAAAGCAGAGGCCAAGCCCGACGTACGCATCAGCAACGACGGCCGCATCATCAAGTAG
- a CDS encoding alkaline phosphatase D family protein: MKHLLYLLLALTFLPGSPARAQQSKVLTVAFGSCNRVELPQPLWPAIGREKPDVWVWLGDNIYGDTNDMQALQAKYIAQLNQPGYRQFRQQVPNIIGTWDDHDYGRNDAGKEYPFKQQSQQLALDFLQEPRESARRKQQGLYAAYTYRLGKKKVKVILLDNRYFLDPLERGFARNYLPSPTGDILGADQWQWLKQQLTGSDADVHIIGSGIQFLAQEHPYEKWANFPAARQRLLSLLVSSRAKGVILLSGDRHIGEMSKITLAGRAQPIYEITASGLTHSATQNAGEPNQYRVGPLVNQKHYGVLRFRQQGKKLLVTAALKGEDDQEFYSQEIEVN, from the coding sequence ATGAAACACCTGCTGTATTTGTTGCTCGCGCTGACCTTCCTGCCTGGCTCCCCGGCCCGGGCGCAGCAGTCCAAAGTGCTGACCGTGGCCTTTGGCTCCTGCAACCGGGTGGAGCTGCCGCAGCCGCTTTGGCCCGCTATTGGCCGCGAAAAACCCGACGTGTGGGTATGGCTGGGCGACAATATCTACGGCGACACCAACGACATGCAGGCTCTGCAAGCCAAGTACATTGCCCAGCTCAACCAGCCCGGCTACCGGCAGTTCCGCCAGCAGGTGCCTAATATTATCGGCACCTGGGACGACCACGACTACGGCCGCAACGATGCCGGCAAGGAGTACCCGTTTAAGCAGCAGAGCCAGCAGTTGGCCCTCGATTTTCTGCAGGAGCCGAGGGAAAGTGCCCGCCGAAAGCAGCAGGGCTTGTATGCGGCCTACACTTACCGCCTCGGCAAGAAAAAAGTGAAAGTCATTCTGCTCGACAACCGCTATTTCCTGGATCCGCTGGAGCGCGGCTTTGCGCGCAATTACCTGCCTAGCCCCACCGGCGACATTCTGGGGGCGGACCAGTGGCAGTGGCTCAAGCAGCAGCTCACCGGCTCCGACGCCGACGTGCACATCATCGGCAGCGGCATCCAGTTTCTGGCCCAGGAGCATCCTTATGAGAAGTGGGCCAACTTTCCGGCCGCTCGCCAACGCCTGCTGAGCCTGCTGGTATCGAGCCGGGCCAAGGGGGTAATCCTGCTCAGCGGCGACCGGCACATCGGGGAGATGTCGAAGATAACCCTGGCCGGCCGGGCTCAGCCCATCTACGAAATTACGGCCAGCGGCCTGACCCACTCGGCCACCCAAAACGCGGGGGAGCCCAACCAGTACCGGGTAGGCCCCTTGGTAAATCAGAAGCACTACGGGGTGCTGCGCTTCCGGCAGCAGGGCAAAAAGCTGCTGGTCACGGCAGCCCTGAAAGGCGAGGACGACCAGGAATTCTATAGCCAGGAAATCGAGGTCAACTAG
- a CDS encoding cellulase family glycosylhydrolase, which translates to MKTLKTNPTRPRHAWVKCLLLGLATTGSLSAMAQTQTAVQQYGQLKVVGSKIVDKNNQPVSLAGNSLFWSNDGWGGEKYYTANTVSWLKNNWNAKVVRVAMGVEDAGGYISNPAGNRQKVKTVVDAALAQGLYVIIDWHSHHAESYQSQAIAFFQDMARTYGNTPNVIYEVYNEPLQVSWTGVIKPYAEAVAGAIRAIDPDNLIIVGTPTWSQDVDVAAASPITRYSNIAYTLHFYAASHKQSLRDKTQAALNRGVAVFVTEYGTTEASGNGYVDAASTQEWMNFLKQNSISHANWAFNDKAETASALKPGTSSTAAWSDSYLTQSGALVKGYIQNWNGTTSGGGGGGVVTPPPTTSGTIVQAESYNAMAGVQTETTTDTGGGLNVGWLDPGDWMAYTVDIPTAGDYLIQYRVASASGGGRISLEQNAGTTQRGTVNVPATGGWQTWTTVSHTVTLPAGRQDIAIGVPAGGFNLNWWSFAKVTTSARQAAATEMLYPNPAQKQLTVALPASSGSVQVAILDGQGHEVSQRRVSGAAAGQQLQLPVESLKPGVYLVRIVSNGQVETHRFVKE; encoded by the coding sequence ATGAAAACCCTGAAAACCAACCCCACCCGCCCGCGCCACGCGTGGGTGAAATGCCTGCTGCTGGGCCTGGCTACTACCGGCAGCCTGAGTGCTATGGCCCAAACGCAAACGGCGGTGCAGCAGTACGGCCAGCTGAAAGTAGTCGGCAGCAAGATTGTCGACAAGAATAACCAGCCCGTGAGCCTGGCCGGCAACAGCCTGTTCTGGAGCAACGACGGCTGGGGCGGCGAGAAGTACTACACGGCCAACACCGTCAGCTGGCTTAAAAACAACTGGAACGCCAAGGTGGTGCGCGTGGCCATGGGCGTCGAGGACGCGGGCGGCTACATCAGCAACCCGGCCGGTAACCGCCAGAAAGTGAAAACCGTGGTAGATGCAGCCCTGGCTCAGGGCTTGTACGTCATCATCGACTGGCACTCGCACCACGCCGAAAGCTACCAGAGCCAGGCCATTGCTTTTTTTCAGGACATGGCCCGCACCTACGGCAATACGCCCAACGTTATCTACGAAGTGTATAACGAGCCGCTGCAGGTGTCGTGGACGGGCGTTATCAAGCCGTATGCCGAGGCCGTAGCCGGCGCCATCCGCGCCATTGACCCCGACAACCTGATTATCGTGGGCACGCCCACCTGGTCGCAGGACGTGGACGTGGCGGCAGCCAGTCCCATTACGCGCTACTCCAATATTGCCTACACCCTGCACTTCTACGCGGCCTCTCACAAGCAGAGTCTGCGCGACAAAACCCAGGCGGCCCTGAATCGGGGAGTGGCAGTGTTCGTGACCGAATACGGTACCACCGAAGCCTCGGGCAATGGCTACGTGGATGCGGCCTCCACCCAGGAATGGATGAATTTCCTAAAGCAAAACAGCATCAGTCACGCCAACTGGGCCTTCAACGACAAGGCCGAAACCGCCTCGGCCCTGAAGCCCGGCACCAGTTCCACCGCGGCCTGGTCGGATAGCTACCTGACACAGTCGGGGGCCCTGGTGAAAGGCTACATCCAGAACTGGAACGGCACCACCAGCGGCGGTGGGGGAGGCGGAGTCGTAACCCCGCCGCCAACTACCAGCGGCACCATCGTGCAGGCCGAAAGCTACAACGCCATGGCCGGCGTGCAAACCGAAACGACTACCGACACTGGCGGCGGGCTGAACGTGGGCTGGCTGGACCCCGGCGACTGGATGGCCTACACCGTGGACATTCCCACGGCCGGCGACTACCTCATTCAGTACCGCGTGGCCAGCGCCAGCGGCGGGGGGCGCATCAGCCTGGAGCAGAACGCCGGTACCACGCAACGCGGTACGGTAAACGTGCCGGCCACCGGTGGCTGGCAAACCTGGACTACGGTTTCGCACACGGTTACGCTGCCCGCAGGCCGGCAGGATATTGCCATTGGCGTACCGGCCGGGGGCTTTAACCTTAACTGGTGGAGCTTCGCGAAAGTAACCACCAGCGCCCGGCAGGCGGCCGCCACCGAAATGCTGTACCCCAACCCGGCCCAGAAGCAGCTTACCGTAGCCCTGCCCGCGTCCTCGGGCTCGGTGCAGGTAGCTATTCTCGACGGGCAAGGCCACGAAGTAAGTCAGCGTCGGGTGTCGGGCGCCGCAGCTGGCCAGCAGCTGCAGCTCCCGGTGGAAAGCCTGAAGCCGGGCGTGTACCTGGTCCGCATTGTCAGCAACGGGCAGGTCGAAACCCACCGGTTTGTAAAGGAGTAA
- a CDS encoding glycoside hydrolase family 3 N-terminal domain-containing protein, with protein MTCLRFFPLFWLLLTLLHAPDTAAQSRKKSSATKKTSRTTAKRGKLSAAARRRQEILDYREAQAAAAKAKARKTAAAQPTPATIPAKTVAGKAAAPVKARGAQPVPFAAQLSSSRWVDSVMKTLTPDQRVAQLFMVAAYSNRKRIDEDSVSALIQQYGIGGLIFFQGGPVRQSKLLNRYQSQSKVPLLVAMDAEWGAGMRLDSIVRFPYQMSMGGIRDNQLLYDMGKEVAGQFKRLGMHVNFAPVVDVNNNAANPVIGFRSWGEQRENVTEKSYLYMRGMQDAGVLAVAKHFPGHGDTDTDSHLALPLVRVDRRRLDTLELFPFHSLMRRGLGGIMIAHLNIPALDSTGMPSTLSKPIVTGMVKQQLGFQGVIFTDAMNMKGVINKYPPGEADLRALLAGNDILEFSKNIPLALKMVRAAINAGQLKQEDIDARCRKVLALKQWAGLDKYRPIELRTLYQDLNPVHAQALSQKLSSLSVTVLRNQKNFLPLQRLDTLRLATLTIGTKDTTDFQRLTADYATVDHYWLSATATLDEMTQMRTTLQHYNTLLVGVNNLGRLPATNFGVTPETNLMLRELTSAKQRVIVSVFGNAYAVAKIRDLDRADAVLLAYQESRNAQEITAQVIFGGIGASGKLPVTVTDKYVRGYGLTTKGGQRLRYGFPEDAGMSNTLEARVDSIVNKAMAARAMPGCEVLIARQGTVVLRKSYGTFSFADAPAQAGKPSRPVRNTDLYDLASLTKATAAIPALLKLQEQGKFSPDQTLGFYFPEFKGTNKQDLKLRDVLAHQARLKAWISFWQGYTQPKGFFAGLFAGFRKPDPNKKPAPDARLSRRFFRPDSSARFPLQVATKLWGRKDLPEQLVKQIGESPLNDKPGYVYSDLSFYLYPLLVKRITGQPFDQFLQQQVYGPLGATTLGFNPTRRFPRSRVAPTEYDSVFRRQQLHGTVHDEGGALMGGLSGHAGLFGNANDVAKLAQAYAWKGQYGGQQILKPEILAEYTRCQFCDQGNRRGLGFDRQAAQPAGNTAHDASASSFGHSGFTGTFFWVDPEQELVYVFLSNRVNPTRRNNKLGELNVRTDILQVALESIRKTQKQQVETTVEE; from the coding sequence TTGACTTGTCTCCGCTTCTTTCCGCTTTTTTGGCTGCTCCTGACCTTACTTCATGCTCCGGATACCGCCGCGCAAAGCCGCAAAAAATCTTCCGCTACCAAGAAAACCTCCCGTACGACAGCCAAGCGCGGCAAACTAAGCGCGGCAGCCCGGCGGCGACAGGAAATCCTCGACTACCGCGAAGCGCAGGCGGCCGCCGCCAAGGCTAAAGCCCGGAAGACGGCCGCGGCCCAGCCAACTCCGGCGACCATACCGGCTAAAACGGTTGCCGGCAAAGCCGCTGCCCCGGTTAAAGCGCGCGGGGCGCAGCCGGTGCCCTTCGCGGCTCAGCTTAGCTCCTCGCGCTGGGTTGATTCGGTGATGAAGACGCTCACGCCCGACCAGCGCGTGGCTCAGCTGTTTATGGTGGCGGCCTACTCCAACCGCAAGCGGATTGACGAGGATTCGGTTTCGGCCTTGATTCAGCAGTACGGCATCGGCGGACTCATCTTTTTCCAGGGCGGGCCGGTGCGGCAGAGCAAGCTGCTGAACCGCTACCAAAGCCAGAGCAAAGTCCCCCTGCTGGTGGCCATGGACGCCGAATGGGGCGCGGGCATGCGCCTGGACAGCATCGTGCGGTTTCCCTATCAGATGAGCATGGGCGGCATCCGCGACAATCAGCTGCTCTACGACATGGGCAAGGAAGTGGCTGGCCAGTTTAAGCGCCTGGGCATGCACGTCAACTTTGCCCCGGTGGTGGATGTGAACAACAACGCGGCCAACCCCGTCATCGGCTTCCGCAGCTGGGGCGAGCAGCGCGAAAACGTGACCGAGAAAAGCTACCTGTATATGCGCGGCATGCAGGACGCGGGCGTGCTGGCCGTGGCCAAGCACTTCCCCGGCCACGGCGACACCGACACCGATTCCCACCTGGCCCTGCCCCTGGTGCGCGTTGACCGCCGCCGGCTCGATACTCTGGAGCTTTTCCCGTTCCACAGCCTGATGCGGCGGGGCCTGGGCGGCATCATGATTGCCCACCTCAACATCCCGGCCCTCGACTCCACGGGCATGCCCAGCACTTTGTCTAAGCCCATAGTGACGGGCATGGTTAAGCAGCAGCTGGGCTTTCAGGGCGTGATATTTACGGATGCCATGAACATGAAGGGCGTCATCAATAAGTACCCGCCCGGCGAGGCCGACTTGCGCGCCTTGCTGGCCGGCAACGACATTCTGGAGTTCTCTAAGAACATTCCCCTGGCCCTAAAAATGGTGCGGGCGGCCATCAACGCCGGGCAGCTCAAGCAGGAAGATATTGATGCCCGCTGCCGCAAAGTACTGGCCCTGAAGCAGTGGGCTGGCCTCGACAAGTACCGCCCCATCGAGCTGCGTACCCTCTACCAGGACCTCAACCCGGTGCATGCCCAGGCCCTGAGCCAGAAGCTTTCCAGCCTGAGCGTAACGGTGCTGCGCAACCAAAAAAACTTCCTGCCCCTGCAGCGCCTCGACACCCTGCGCTTGGCCACGCTCACCATCGGCACCAAGGACACCACCGACTTCCAGCGCCTCACGGCCGACTACGCTACCGTGGACCACTACTGGCTGTCGGCCACGGCTACCCTGGACGAGATGACCCAGATGCGGACCACCCTGCAGCACTACAACACTCTGCTGGTGGGCGTCAATAATCTGGGCCGCCTGCCGGCTACCAACTTCGGCGTGACGCCCGAAACCAACCTGATGCTGCGCGAACTGACCAGCGCCAAGCAGCGCGTCATCGTCAGCGTGTTTGGCAACGCCTACGCCGTGGCCAAAATTCGGGACCTGGACCGGGCTGACGCCGTGCTGCTAGCCTACCAGGAAAGCCGCAACGCCCAGGAAATAACGGCCCAGGTGATTTTCGGCGGCATCGGGGCCAGCGGTAAGCTGCCGGTAACGGTGACCGACAAGTACGTGCGCGGCTACGGCCTGACCACCAAGGGCGGGCAGCGCCTGCGCTACGGCTTCCCCGAGGACGCGGGCATGAGCAATACCCTCGAAGCCCGCGTCGACTCCATCGTAAACAAGGCTATGGCCGCCCGCGCCATGCCTGGTTGCGAGGTGCTCATTGCCCGCCAGGGTACGGTGGTCTTGCGCAAAAGCTACGGCACCTTCAGCTTTGCCGATGCTCCCGCCCAGGCCGGCAAGCCCAGCCGCCCGGTGCGCAACACGGACCTCTACGACCTGGCTTCTTTGACCAAAGCCACGGCCGCCATTCCGGCCCTGCTCAAGCTCCAGGAACAGGGTAAGTTCAGCCCCGACCAAACCCTGGGCTTCTACTTCCCCGAATTTAAGGGCACCAACAAGCAGGATCTGAAGCTGCGCGACGTGCTGGCCCACCAGGCCCGCCTGAAAGCCTGGATTTCGTTCTGGCAGGGCTACACCCAGCCTAAAGGATTCTTCGCCGGGCTGTTTGCCGGCTTCCGCAAACCCGACCCGAACAAGAAACCGGCTCCCGATGCCCGGCTCAGCCGCCGCTTTTTCCGCCCCGACTCCTCGGCCCGCTTCCCGTTGCAGGTAGCGACCAAGCTCTGGGGTCGCAAGGATTTGCCCGAGCAACTGGTAAAGCAAATTGGCGAGTCGCCTCTGAATGACAAGCCCGGCTACGTGTACAGTGACCTGTCGTTTTACCTCTACCCGTTGCTGGTCAAGCGCATCACCGGCCAGCCCTTCGACCAGTTTCTGCAGCAGCAAGTGTATGGCCCGCTGGGCGCTACTACCCTGGGCTTCAACCCTACCCGCCGCTTCCCGCGCAGCCGCGTGGCCCCCACCGAGTACGACTCCGTATTCCGCCGCCAGCAGCTCCACGGCACCGTACACGATGAAGGCGGGGCCCTGATGGGCGGCCTTTCCGGTCATGCCGGCCTGTTTGGCAACGCCAACGACGTAGCCAAGCTGGCCCAGGCCTACGCCTGGAAAGGGCAGTACGGCGGCCAGCAGATCCTGAAGCCCGAAATACTGGCCGAGTACACCCGCTGCCAGTTCTGCGACCAGGGCAACCGCCGCGGCCTGGGCTTCGACCGCCAAGCCGCCCAGCCCGCCGGCAACACCGCCCACGACGCTTCCGCCAGCAGCTTCGGCCACTCGGGCTTCACCGGCACCTTCTTCTGGGTCGACCCTGAGCAAGAGTTGGTGTACGTCTTTCTTTCCAACCGCGTAAATCCGACCCGGCGCAACAACAAGCTCGGCGAGCTGAACGTGCGCACTGATATTCTGCAGGTGGCCCTGGAAAGTATTCGTAAGACGCAAAAGCAGCAAGTGGAGACGACAGTGGAGGAGTAA